Proteins from one Halovivax limisalsi genomic window:
- a CDS encoding signal recognition particle protein Srp54 — protein MVLDDLGSSLRGTLDDLRGKSRISEEDVQSVVKEIQRSLLSADVDVSLVMDLSDSIETRALEEEPPAGTPARDFILRIVYEELVALIGESTELPLEEQTILLAGLQGSGKTTSAAKMAWWFSTKGLKPAVIQTDTFRPGAYDQAQQMTDRAEVDFYGDPDAEDPVEIARQGLEETSEADVHIVDTAGRHALEDDLIAEIEEIEGVVEPDTSLLVLDAAIGQGAKDQAREFDDSIGIDGVVITKLDGTAKGGGALAAVDQTDSSIAFLGTGEEVDDIERFEPEGFISRLLGMGDLGQLAERVERAMEQTDIEEDDWDPEEMLQGNFTLNDMQKQLEAMNNMGPLSQVLDMIPGMGGGIKDQLPDDAMDVTEERMHTFQVIMDSMTDAEKEYPRAIGASQIERIARGSGTSEESVRELLQQYKMMEQTIKQFQGMGSEKEMQRMMQQMQQQGGGGGGMGGMGGGPFG, from the coding sequence ATGGTACTCGACGACCTCGGGAGTTCGCTGCGGGGGACCTTGGACGACCTCCGCGGGAAGTCCCGGATCAGCGAGGAGGACGTCCAGTCGGTCGTCAAGGAGATCCAGCGATCGCTGCTCTCGGCCGACGTGGACGTCTCGCTCGTGATGGACCTCTCGGACAGCATCGAGACGCGGGCCCTGGAGGAAGAGCCGCCCGCCGGAACGCCCGCGCGGGACTTCATCCTGCGCATCGTCTACGAGGAACTCGTCGCCCTCATCGGCGAGTCGACGGAACTGCCCCTGGAGGAGCAGACGATCCTGCTGGCCGGCCTGCAGGGGTCGGGGAAGACGACGTCCGCGGCGAAGATGGCCTGGTGGTTCTCGACGAAGGGGCTGAAGCCGGCAGTCATCCAGACCGACACGTTCCGGCCGGGCGCCTACGACCAGGCCCAGCAGATGACCGACCGCGCCGAGGTCGACTTCTACGGCGACCCGGACGCGGAGGATCCGGTCGAGATCGCCCGACAGGGCCTCGAGGAGACGTCCGAGGCCGACGTTCACATCGTCGACACCGCGGGTCGCCACGCCCTGGAGGACGACCTCATCGCCGAGATCGAGGAGATCGAGGGCGTCGTCGAGCCCGACACCTCCCTGCTCGTGCTCGACGCCGCGATCGGGCAGGGCGCGAAGGATCAGGCCCGCGAGTTCGACGATTCGATCGGCATCGACGGCGTCGTCATCACGAAGTTAGACGGGACCGCGAAAGGGGGCGGCGCGCTGGCGGCCGTCGACCAGACCGACTCCTCGATCGCCTTCCTCGGGACCGGCGAGGAGGTCGACGACATCGAGCGCTTCGAGCCCGAGGGCTTCATCTCCCGCCTCCTCGGGATGGGCGACCTCGGCCAGCTGGCCGAGCGCGTCGAGCGCGCGATGGAGCAGACCGACATCGAGGAGGACGACTGGGACCCCGAGGAGATGCTGCAGGGCAACTTCACCCTGAACGACATGCAGAAGCAACTCGAGGCGATGAACAACATGGGCCCGCTCTCGCAGGTCTTGGACATGATCCCCGGCATGGGCGGCGGGATCAAGGATCAGCTGCCCGACGACGCGATGGACGTCACCGAGGAACGCATGCACACGTTCCAGGTCATCATGGACTCGATGACCGACGCGGAAAAGGAGTATCCGCGCGCCATCGGCGCCAGCCAGATCGAGCGCATCGCCCGCGGGTCGGGCACCAGCGAGGAGTCCGTCCGGGAACTGCTCCAGCAGTACAAGATGATGGAACAGACCATCAAGCAGTTCCAGGGCATGGGCTCGGAGAAGGAGATGCAGCGTATGATGCAGCAGATGCAACAGCAGGGCGGCGGTGGCGGCGGGATGGGCGGCATGGGCGGCGGCCCGTTCGGCTGA
- a CDS encoding type II toxin-antitoxin system HicB family antitoxin, whose amino-acid sequence MADDAPDDSSSTPGTAVEAGISITVEDGLWIADDEETGLSSQGPTKADALRNLAATLETVEEGETDDGDDWL is encoded by the coding sequence ATGGCAGATGACGCCCCAGACGACTCCTCGTCGACGCCCGGCACAGCCGTCGAGGCGGGCATCTCGATCACCGTCGAGGACGGACTCTGGATCGCCGACGACGAGGAGACCGGCCTCTCGAGCCAGGGCCCGACGAAAGCCGACGCCCTCAGGAATCTGGCCGCGACCCTCGAAACGGTCGAGGAAGGCGAAACTGACGACGGGGACGACTGGCTCTGA
- a CDS encoding dihydrolipoyl dehydrogenase — protein sequence MRTFDVVVLGGGSGSQVATAAAKQGFEAAVVEPGPIGGACITRGCVPSKGLIHRADLCETIRRADRFGVDATLDGIEYGAVVDRVHDTVFEKADRAAESLESTENVTLYDAAGRFVDDREIELDGGDADGERIRGEHVVIAVGGRPVVPPIDGVEDVEILTSDDALYLDSAPDSLAIVGGGYIGVELGHFFDAVGVDVTIVGRSDVLVPRESRAVSEAVTRSLSDRCTVRAGHEATEIRASDDGGRVLLAEPATEGGDDDDANGGEAIEIRADEILLATGRRPNTDDLGLDATGVETTDDGHVSTDETLETDVDGVWALGDVLPADPFKHVADREAEVVGTNVLARLREDGGERGSDPETMDRDVVPHAIFTDPRVASVGPTPAALDEDDIEYDAVRVGYDVAPLGLLLDEPEAFVQVLTAADGESILGCHVVGPDAPVLIQEVVSAMTVGGGAVEDVLDPIHVHPALSEAVLGAFAACASREISTAPDWRDVGSESE from the coding sequence ATGCGCACGTTCGACGTCGTCGTCCTCGGCGGCGGCTCCGGCTCGCAGGTCGCGACCGCGGCGGCGAAGCAGGGATTCGAGGCGGCCGTCGTCGAACCGGGGCCGATCGGCGGCGCCTGTATCACCCGGGGTTGCGTCCCCTCCAAGGGACTAATCCACCGGGCGGATCTCTGTGAAACGATCCGTCGCGCCGATCGGTTCGGCGTCGACGCTACCCTCGACGGGATCGAATACGGGGCGGTCGTCGATCGCGTCCACGACACCGTCTTCGAGAAGGCCGATCGAGCCGCGGAATCGCTCGAATCGACTGAGAACGTCACCCTGTACGACGCCGCCGGCCGCTTCGTCGACGACCGCGAGATCGAACTCGACGGCGGGGACGCCGACGGGGAACGGATCCGCGGCGAGCACGTCGTGATCGCCGTCGGGGGCCGGCCGGTCGTTCCGCCGATCGACGGCGTCGAGGACGTGGAGATCCTCACCAGCGACGACGCGCTCTACCTCGATTCGGCGCCCGACAGCCTGGCCATCGTCGGCGGCGGCTACATCGGCGTCGAACTGGGTCACTTCTTCGACGCCGTCGGGGTCGACGTCACGATCGTCGGGCGGAGCGACGTCCTCGTCCCCCGGGAGTCGCGCGCGGTCAGCGAGGCCGTCACGCGCTCGCTCTCCGACCGGTGTACGGTCCGCGCGGGCCACGAGGCGACCGAGATCCGGGCGAGCGACGACGGCGGACGAGTACTCCTTGCAGAGCCCGCGACCGAGGGCGGGGATGACGACGATGCCAACGGCGGAGAGGCGATCGAGATCCGCGCCGACGAGATCCTCCTCGCGACGGGCCGCCGGCCGAATACCGACGACCTCGGGCTGGACGCGACGGGGGTCGAGACGACGGACGACGGCCACGTCTCGACCGACGAGACGCTCGAAACCGACGTCGACGGGGTCTGGGCGCTCGGCGACGTCCTCCCGGCGGATCCCTTCAAACACGTCGCCGATCGCGAAGCGGAGGTGGTCGGTACGAACGTGCTGGCCCGGCTCCGCGAGGACGGTGGCGAGCGGGGAAGCGATCCGGAGACGATGGACAGGGACGTCGTTCCGCACGCGATCTTCACCGACCCGCGCGTCGCCAGCGTCGGCCCGACGCCGGCGGCGCTGGACGAAGACGATATCGAGTACGACGCCGTCCGCGTCGGGTACGACGTCGCGCCGCTGGGGCTGCTCCTCGACGAGCCGGAGGCGTTCGTGCAGGTCCTTACGGCCGCGGACGGCGAATCGATCCTCGGCTGTCACGTCGTCGGTCCCGACGCGCCCGTCCTGATTCAGGAGGTCGTATCCGCGATGACCGTCGGCGGTGGCGCGGTCGAGGACGTGCTGGACCCGATACACGTCCACCCGGCGCTCTCGGAGGCCGTGCTGGGCGCGTTCGCCGCATGTGCGTCGCGAGAAATTTCGACCGCCCCGGACTGGCGGGACGTCGGGTCCGAATCGGAGTGA
- a CDS encoding HIT family protein produces MEGGCPFCAIAAGERAVAELYRTEDAVSFLDENPAATGHALVVPTTHCEELLTAADAIRDPVLDAVGEVADRLDAVLDPDGFSTFYTSGPLVGTVDHAHVHVVPRETDDGIGLSLDRRELDDEHAAALAERVRRVD; encoded by the coding sequence ATGGAAGGGGGTTGTCCGTTCTGTGCGATCGCGGCCGGCGAGCGGGCGGTGGCAGAACTCTACCGAACCGAGGACGCCGTGAGTTTCCTCGACGAGAACCCGGCCGCGACGGGGCACGCGCTGGTCGTTCCGACGACACACTGCGAGGAGCTACTCACGGCGGCCGACGCGATCCGCGACCCCGTCCTCGACGCCGTCGGCGAGGTGGCCGATCGCCTCGACGCCGTCCTCGATCCGGACGGCTTCAGCACGTTCTATACCTCGGGCCCACTGGTGGGGACGGTCGATCACGCCCACGTCCACGTCGTTCCGCGCGAGACCGACGACGGGATCGGCCTCTCGCTCGATCGCCGCGAGCTCGACGACGAGCACGCGGCGGCGCTGGCGGAGCGGGTTCGACGGGTCGATTGA
- a CDS encoding type II toxin-antitoxin system VapC family toxin, translating into MAEPVETTIGTVTAEHFRPGHVRHQVVVGPKFLYALFNPSDRMHPVSRAFMAFVRDGDLPYRRLVVNDHIVDEAATRLKKQASVQHAASFLATLDDSAVYQFESVSGAVFDDAKATFVEWTDLGASFTDFVVATHMDALDIDHIVTYDRHYDAFDVTTLPYRSRD; encoded by the coding sequence ATGGCCGAACCAGTCGAGACCACGATCGGGACGGTCACGGCCGAGCATTTTCGTCCGGGCCACGTCCGGCATCAGGTCGTCGTCGGTCCGAAGTTCCTGTACGCCCTGTTCAATCCGTCCGATAGAATGCACCCGGTCTCGCGGGCGTTTATGGCGTTCGTTCGCGACGGTGACCTCCCGTATCGTCGGCTCGTCGTCAACGACCACATCGTTGACGAAGCTGCAACGCGGCTGAAAAAACAGGCATCGGTGCAGCATGCAGCATCCTTCCTGGCGACCCTCGACGATAGTGCGGTCTATCAGTTCGAATCCGTCTCCGGGGCCGTCTTCGACGACGCCAAAGCGACGTTCGTGGAGTGGACCGATTTGGGTGCCTCCTTCACCGATTTCGTCGTGGCCACCCACATGGATGCCCTGGATATCGATCATATCGTGACGTATGACCGGCACTACGATGCATTCGACGTCACAACGCTTCCGTATCGGAGTCGGGACTAA